The following nucleotide sequence is from Pasteurella multocida.
ATCCAGGCAAGGGCTTTTGGCGTCAAGGTTTTTTCTAAGCCATGCGCCGCAAATGCACCGAATGCAATACAGAAAAAGCCGCTCAATGCGGCAATAAATAACCATTTATTTTTCATCTTGTCCTCTTAACAATAATTTTAAGATTTTCCTAAGAATAAAGATAAGATCCCCGCAGCGATTAACGGTCCAACTGGAATACCGCCAACAAAAGCAACACCAAGAATGGTCCCTACCAATAATCCAGTTAATAATACAGGTTGTGCGCCCATTAATCCAACACCACGCCCGCCTAACCAAGCCACTAATAATCCAACGGCAACAGCAAGCCACATTTTCCAATTTAGAAAAACCGCCAAATGCGGTAGCTGAATTTTACCTGACACAATCGGACTTAGCACGCCAATCGTCAAAATAATAATACCCAATGTGATGCCGTGTTTTTCCATAAAAGGAATATATTTGGCTAAAAAAGTTTGCTGCATCAATAACAAAATTGCAGCAGAGATGGTGACGGAACTATTATTACTGAGTACGCCCAGTAAAATTAAAACCACCAGTAATAAGGCGACGGTATTAAATTGTAAAGACATAATTTTCTCTAGTTTGAACTTAAAGGTTAAAATAGTTATTGATTATAAGGATAGCGTAAAA
It contains:
- a CDS encoding DUF441 domain-containing protein, with product MSLQFNTVALLLVVLILLGVLSNNSSVTISAAILLLMQQTFLAKYIPFMEKHGITLGIIILTIGVLSPIVSGKIQLPHLAVFLNWKMWLAVAVGLLVAWLGGRGVGLMGAQPVLLTGLLVGTILGVAFVGGIPVGPLIAAGILSLFLGKS